In one Inquilinus sp. Marseille-Q2685 genomic region, the following are encoded:
- a CDS encoding type II toxin-antitoxin system PemK/MazF family toxin translates to MTVAASGDYGKPRPAVIVQSDAFPSEHASVIVCQMTSDIADAPDFRITIEPGPENGLRIRSQIMADKPVTVRRERIGRRIGQLSPADVARLNVAIAFMMGLAD, encoded by the coding sequence GTGACGGTCGCCGCATCGGGCGATTACGGAAAGCCGCGGCCCGCGGTGATCGTGCAGTCCGATGCGTTCCCGTCTGAGCATGCTTCGGTGATCGTCTGTCAGATGACGTCCGATATTGCCGACGCGCCTGACTTCCGGATCACGATCGAACCCGGGCCGGAAAATGGTCTGCGCATCCGATCCCAGATCATGGCGGACAAGCCGGTGACGGTGCGGCGCGAGCGTATCGGCCGGAGAATCGGTCAGTTGTCGCCTGCCGACGTCGCGCGGCTGAACGTGGCGATCGCTTTCATGATGGGGTTGGCCGACTGA
- a CDS encoding antitoxin MazE-like protein encodes MTAAERMKAMRERRRSRGLRDVRLSVPDARTALVRKRVAKQVAALDQAAEDDALAWIETVSEFDDDASR; translated from the coding sequence ATGACGGCGGCGGAACGGATGAAGGCGATGCGCGAACGGCGCCGGTCGCGCGGGCTCCGCGATGTCAGGCTGAGCGTCCCCGATGCCCGGACGGCTCTCGTCCGGAAGCGCGTCGCCAAGCAGGTGGCGGCTCTCGATCAGGCCGCAGAGGACGACGCCCTGGCATGGATCGAAACCGTCTCCGAATTCGACGACGATGCGTCGCGGTGA
- a CDS encoding LysR family transcriptional regulator gives MNVTLRQIAYFTAVAEAGSVSGGAAAVGISQSAITDALKALEEQTGARLFERHARGVILTYPGHQFLRHARTILAAVADAQNALRTLPEAVQGTLPLGVTAMVSGYFLADLLARFRRVFPNVTVEVIEEERTYIEHLMINGEIAVAVMIVSTLDNRDALESEILVRSESRLWLPPDHRFMGREAIPLAEIVDEPLIALAVDEIVEASDLFWRAAGLIPKRVLRTASVEAVRSLVATGAGVAILPDMAYRPWSLEGDRIEARPIGDPLPTLDVGVVWRRGSPLSPQAETFIQVARTHPAPRLRSL, from the coding sequence ATGAACGTCACGCTGCGCCAGATCGCGTATTTCACCGCGGTGGCCGAGGCCGGCTCGGTCTCGGGCGGCGCCGCGGCGGTCGGCATCTCGCAATCGGCGATCACCGACGCGCTGAAGGCGCTGGAGGAGCAGACCGGCGCCCGGCTGTTCGAGCGCCATGCCCGCGGCGTGATCCTGACCTATCCCGGCCACCAGTTCCTGCGCCACGCCCGCACCATCCTGGCGGCTGTGGCCGACGCCCAGAACGCGCTGCGGACCCTGCCCGAGGCGGTGCAGGGCACGCTGCCGCTCGGCGTCACCGCCATGGTCTCGGGCTATTTCCTGGCCGATCTCCTCGCCCGGTTCCGGCGGGTGTTCCCGAACGTCACGGTCGAGGTGATCGAGGAAGAGCGGACCTATATCGAGCACCTGATGATCAACGGCGAGATCGCGGTCGCGGTGATGATCGTCTCGACCCTGGACAACCGCGACGCGCTGGAGAGCGAGATCCTGGTCCGCTCCGAGAGCCGGCTGTGGCTGCCGCCCGACCACCGCTTCATGGGGCGCGAGGCGATCCCGCTGGCCGAGATCGTCGACGAGCCGCTGATCGCGCTGGCGGTGGACGAGATCGTCGAGGCCAGCGACCTGTTCTGGCGGGCCGCCGGCCTGATCCCGAAGCGGGTGCTGCGCACGGCGTCGGTCGAGGCGGTGCGCAGCCTCGTGGCGACCGGCGCCGGCGTCGCCATCCTGCCCGACATGGCCTACCGCCCCTGGTCGCTGGAGGGCGACCGGATCGAGGCCCGGCCGATCGGCGATCCGCTGCCGACCCTCGATGTCGGCGTGGTGTGGCGCCGCGGCTCGCCGCTTTCGCCCCAGGCCGAGACCTTCATCCAGGTGGCGCGCACCCACCCGGCGCCGCGCCTCCGGTCGCTGTAG
- a CDS encoding ABC transporter substrate-binding protein — MGSQLRRMLALGSALVFGATTLAGAAPPTEIGPGEGQVDIVAWAGYIERGETDKAYDWVTGFEKETGCKVNVKTAGTSDEMVALMNEGGFDLVTASGDASLRLIYGKRVQEINTELIPGWKTIDPRLQNAPWFTVDGKHYGVPYQWGPNVLAYNTEVFKEPPKSWSVVFEPTTLPDGKPNKGRIEAYDGPIYIADAALYLMKAKPELGIKDPYQLNEEQYKAALDLLRGQRQLVMRYWHDAMAQVDDFVNEGVVASSTWPFQVNLLKSQNKPVASVIPEEGATGWADTTMLHVDAAHPNCAYKWLQHSLNPKLQGDLAAWFGSVPVVPDACKGNELLGAEGCKTNGFDNFEKIHFWTTPRQQCAAHPEGCVPYLRWTTDYIAILGGR; from the coding sequence ATGGGATCGCAGCTTCGCCGGATGCTCGCCCTGGGCAGTGCCCTGGTGTTCGGCGCCACCACTCTGGCCGGCGCCGCGCCGCCGACCGAGATCGGGCCGGGGGAAGGCCAGGTCGATATCGTCGCCTGGGCCGGCTACATCGAGCGCGGCGAGACCGACAAGGCCTATGACTGGGTCACCGGCTTCGAGAAGGAGACCGGCTGCAAGGTCAACGTCAAGACCGCCGGCACCTCGGACGAGATGGTGGCGCTGATGAACGAGGGCGGCTTCGACCTCGTCACCGCCTCCGGCGACGCCAGCCTGCGCCTGATCTACGGAAAGCGGGTGCAGGAGATCAACACCGAGCTGATCCCCGGCTGGAAGACCATCGACCCGAGGCTGCAGAACGCGCCCTGGTTCACCGTCGACGGCAAGCATTACGGCGTGCCCTACCAGTGGGGCCCGAACGTGCTGGCCTACAACACCGAGGTGTTCAAGGAGCCGCCGAAGAGCTGGAGCGTGGTGTTCGAGCCGACCACCCTGCCCGACGGCAAGCCGAACAAGGGCCGCATTGAGGCCTATGACGGGCCGATCTACATCGCCGACGCGGCGCTGTACCTGATGAAGGCGAAGCCCGAGCTCGGCATCAAGGACCCGTACCAGCTGAACGAGGAGCAGTACAAGGCGGCGCTGGACCTGCTGCGCGGGCAGCGGCAGCTGGTGATGCGCTACTGGCACGACGCCATGGCTCAGGTCGACGACTTCGTCAACGAGGGCGTCGTCGCCTCCTCGACCTGGCCGTTCCAGGTCAACCTGCTGAAGTCGCAGAACAAGCCGGTGGCCAGCGTGATCCCCGAGGAAGGGGCGACCGGCTGGGCCGACACCACCATGCTGCATGTCGACGCGGCGCATCCGAACTGCGCCTACAAATGGCTGCAGCACTCGCTGAACCCGAAGCTGCAAGGCGACCTCGCCGCCTGGTTCGGGTCGGTGCCGGTGGTGCCCGACGCGTGCAAGGGCAACGAGCTGCTCGGCGCCGAGGGCTGCAAGACCAACGGCTTCGACAACTTCGAGAAGATCCACTTCTGGACCACGCCGCGCCAGCAATGCGCCGCGCATCCGGAAGGCTGCGTGCCCTATCTGCGCTGGACCACGGACTACATCGCTATCCTGGGCGGGCGGTAG